The following coding sequences are from one Sciurus carolinensis chromosome 11, mSciCar1.2, whole genome shotgun sequence window:
- the LOC124959968 gene encoding olfactory receptor 8K3-like: MKNHNLTTVHEFILMGITSCPELQAPLFALFLIIYMSTLVGNLGMLILTMVDHSLQTPMYFFLRHLTLSDLGYSTAVGPKMLVNFVVDQNAISYYFCATQLAFFCVFITSELYMLSVMAYDRYVAICNPLLYTVIMSQRVCQFLVAISYLYGTFVSLLITIKIFSLPFCGYNVISHFYCDSLPLLSLLCSNTHEIEVIILILAAFNLLSSLLIVLVSYMLILIAILRIKSAEGRHKAFSTCGSHLTVVTVFYGSLIFMYVQPKSSHSLDTDNVASIFYTLVIPMLNPLIYSLRNKDVKYALLSTWKKVHNIFT, encoded by the coding sequence cactCTTCCTCATCATCTACATGAGCACACTGGTGGGAAACTTGGGCATGCTCATCCTCACCATGGTGGACCACAGCCTGCAaacacccatgtactttttcctgagACACCTGACTCTCAGTGACCTTGGTTATTCTACAGCTGTGGGTCCAAAAATGTTGGTCAATTTTGTGGTGGATCAAAACGCGATCTCCTATTATTTTTGTGCTACTCAGCTAGCTTTCTTTTGTGTGTTCATTACTTCTGAACTTTATATGTTGTCAGTGATGGCCTacgaccgctatgtggccatctgtaacccTCTCCTCTACACTGTCATCATGTCACAGAGGGTGTGTCAGTTCTTGGTGGCAATCTCCTATCTCTATGGTACATTTGTGTCACTTCTAATCACCATAAAGATTTTTTCTTTGCCCTTCTGTGGCTACAATGTCATCAGTCATTTCTACTGTGACAGTCTCCCCTTGTTATCTTTGCTCTGCTCAAACACACATGAAATTGAAGTGATAATTCTGATCTTAGCAGCTTTCAAtttgctttcctctcttctgATTGTCCTTGTGTCCTACATGCTCATCCTCATAGCCATTCTCAGGATTAAGTCTGCTGAGGGCAGGCACAAGGCTTTCTCCACCTGTGGATCCCACCTGACTGTGGTCACTGTGTTCTATGGATCtttgatatttatgtatgtacagcCCAAGTCCAGTCATTCCTTAGACACTGATAATGTGGCTTCCATATTTTACACCCTGGTCATTCCCATGTTGAATCCCTTGATCTACAGCTTGAGGAACAAAGATGTAAAGTATGCCCTACTAAGCACATGGAAAAAAGTACACAATATCTTTACTTAa